The following DNA comes from Chrysemys picta bellii isolate R12L10 chromosome 25, ASM1138683v2, whole genome shotgun sequence.
ccccaacataatgacctctcaagatagcaacaATGTGAGATAACCtgggcaaataatgcattttaaaaatcttggcctactaggaaacatatttatataaatttccattcccagtcacaaatctagcattctggagtaaagtcactaaaatatagtccaacaaacaaatgtttatttaacatgctgctcacttttccctccaccgcaccccattcaccggtgttgtccttggtcaatggagttcagaggtgctttcacgtgagttcacctcccaggtggggggcaggaaggcaccttgctcgttcctccagctgctcactgttcgctctggccactgctgtttgttgtgccaccgttcactccatcactctgttgccaatgggcctgtgcagtcaccttctgctgccacctgccgctgtgacctctgcgagttggtctcttgaggttccaccagctctcagtgatttcagctgagctctcagtgggggaatctccctgctagtgcagtctgggctgtctcttccacagaaacactgtcccacagcaggactaagcacttagacctgattatcagtgatttcagctgcagtggtcacttaacagaacagaagactatctatggagcctaatcagctgtgtctttaaacagtggagagggacaggtccccaccctctctcgatgccctcaatcagcacaggctaagtacagttctactgtccttgactcagacaataagaacaacaacatttcatcccccccctcccccaaatcaagtgatttgtaacccaaccccagccaaaatctatcacttgggcaaacAGCTCTGTTTGCGGGATATCTAGATAGaataggtgtgaatgtaaatacaatctggtcctgaagccttcccccccagccccagctcatcactagctgtcagggagagctcatttagacttcacttacaaatcatcatttgaaatgattgggttggccaacatcaccggaATGAACGCaccgacattgtcataaaaacaacagctgtagaagggagctagtctatgttcatacttttcaactctatgatactttttcagatatatgtattttatcatacactgtatatgcttttaaagtgtgcattaatgtttcaatttcaattcaaatttccaaacagtcactaaattggcatgtaactagttcacaaaactgggggggtgtagggaaatcaccgccctcctgtaccccaaacccctcatccctggccccaccccagagcctacaccaccagctggagccctcaccccaaccccaaccccaaccgaaaccccctgccccagcctggtgaaagtgagtgagggtggggaagagcgagcgGGGGCCAGGGCCTCAGATAAagggcggagcagggggctgggcaggggtgttcggttttgtgtgattaggaAGTTGGCAACCTTACTGTCCGCGCCAGCCAGCCTATTGCAGGCCTGGGGAAAGACCCTTCCAGGGACTCCAGGTCAGGCTTTGCCCCAGAAGCAGGAGCCAGGGGCTTGTTCTGGGGCGGCTGTCGCTGTGGCTGGAAGATGCTGCTTCCCGGCCAGCCAGTGGTCAAATGCCCATTGGCCTCAGAGGGACCAGGAGTTCGCCCTTTGCGCCTGGTGATGTGGGATGCAAGTCCCAGCAGCCCCTACCCGTGACAAGATGCCCTGGCCCCACTGCCAGCGTGGGCCCGAGGCCaactcctcccccacaggggcgGGGTGCTCGGAAGACGCCCAGTGTTTATTTCTGACTATACTTTGGCACCGTTGCCATGGCTACCTCGGGGCACTGAGCGGCCACATCAAAGTCCAAACTCCAGCGGGCTGGCtggctacccctcccctcccgggGGGCACAGCGGTGGGGgtgcctggggcagggacaggtCTGAGTTCCCCAATGCCATTGGCCCTCAGTTGAAGACTCAGCCCCCAAACCAAGTGGCCCGTGGGCTGGGAGAACGGATGTGGGGGGCCAGACCAAGGGGGCTGCATCTGCCATCCCTTGCCTGCAGACTGGTGCCCCAgatggggttcggggggggggggggcatcaccATGGGCCTGGGTGCAAAGGCTGCTCTGGGGGAGGTAGCCTATGGCTTTGTTTTAATTGGACTTCCTCTACCCTGTGCTGATGGGCTGTTTGCTCAGCTTCACCCCACTCCTGCTCTTCTGCCCCCCTCACAGCTGATCCCCTCCGCAGCACTACCCCACCCCTGGATCGTGCTGCTGCTGGGTTCGACCCTTGCCCCCGCTGCTCTGTGCTCATGGGCAGCACCGAGCAGGTGAGGGGCCCTAACCAGGCATTGCTAAGGCTCAAACTCCAGCCATCGTGAGTCACCCCAGGGCACCCAGATAACAGCATTAATGATTAGCACAATCGATGTGTCGCATGAACCCAGGGTGGTGAAAGGCCCCCGCTCCCTGGAGAGCTGCCAACAGGCAGGTGAGCTTAGCTGCCCCCCCCGGGTCCCCTCAGCAGCGCTCTTTGCAGCTGCCccggtgggaggaggggaacagCACCTTGGGGCAGCTCCCTCACCTGGGTATGGAACCAGGGACCTTGGGAGCTGAGAGCATAAGCTGCTGCAACTTGAGCTACAGAGCCAGGGCCTGTCCCTGCTACCTGTCCCCTGGGGCTCAGGAGCAGAGAGGGCCACCTGGCTCctcctgaccctgacgggggtctCCAGTATCCTGGGCAGTGCCCCCCACTGGCTAGGACAAACGCTGCCCAGTGGGTTGCCCTGGAGAGTGTTTCCGGGCTGGAACTGACCGTGTCACATGCACGACACATTTCGGGTTGGCTGAGCTGGCGTTAGGCAGCAAATAAACCATTtgcctgaaaaatttcagccagctgtgtgtgtggggcctGGCCTGGAATCTGGGATTCTCTCCGCTTCCTCGTCTGTCTCGCGCCACCGCCAAAGGGTTAAAGGAATCTGGTTGCCATGGTACCTTTAAAACACAAGTTGGCATTTGCCCTCTTGAGCACAATAAACCCATTGGCTGGTGTCCCTGAGCGATCAGACGGGCTGTGAGCCGCGCTGGGTGTGGGCGCTGTCTGTTGGGAGAGGCGCTAGGCTTTGAGTTCAGATTCATCCTCGCGCAGTCCCCGTGCCCCCCTGGGTTGGGACAGCACCTGGCGCCCGGGACAACAGGCAGCCACCGAGCGAGCAGGGCACCATGTCTCCTCTCCGCGCTGTTCTGTTCTCCCTGCTCTTCATCGCCTCCTCGCTGGCCCAGGACGGTAGGGacgcccccctccctgcccgagaccaaggtggggggtgggagagcatGGGGTGGGCAGCCTGGCAGGAGGGGAGCAGTGCCCGTCCCTGCCTCTCTGGGCCTCGGGCACGGTCTCCCTGGCCTCACCTCTGCGCTGTGGGTGTGTCGGGGGAAGCCTGCGGGGCTGGGACTGCCGGAGCAAGCAGGGCCGTGGGGTGCTGGAGATGGCCCTGGCAGGGGTCAGTCCCTCCAGATCACGACCGAGGCCCATGAGTAGAGCTGGAGGCGGAAGCCCCTGAGGCAATCACCGAAGCAATCCAGGGAACCCCCCTTGGGCACCAGTTTCCCCCTCTCCAGGCCCGCAAGAACGAGCCTTTCCCTTTGGCTTGGCAGTGCAGGGCACCACAGACGGCTCCAGgatgctgcagccctggctggtggGGCTGACGGCCGTCGTGGTCTTCCTCTTCATCGTCGTCGTGCTGATGATCATCAACAGAGTCTGGTGCTACAAGAAGCGCAGGTGGGCTCCGTCTGACGGGACATATGCCACAAGACCCTCCCCTCAGCCCGATCCTGCGTGGCGCAGAGCGCCCGCCCCTCTCCTGGGCCCTCTGGCCCCATCACCTGCTCTCTGTGGCACTGACCGGGGTGGTCTGAGACCACAAAGAGCTGTGAGTGGGAGGCAGTGCTGGTTAGATTACTgtaggttgcgggggcaggggctgagagtcaggactcctgggttctccagccagatctgggaggggagtgggatctagtggttggagcagggtgggtgggcagtcagggctcctcggttccattcccagctgtgCTAGTGACGTGCCTGGGGCACTGTGTTCTGTGGGCAAGTGCCTGTcccgctctgtgcctccatttccccatctatatAAAGGGCATAACAGAGCTTCTTGCCCCGCAGGAGGCTGGGTGAATGGGTGCTGTAGGCAATGTCCACAAAGCACCGGGACGCTCTTTGCGATCACTAATcatatttgtaaaacatttttgagATCCTTGAACAAAATGTGTTGTCAGAGGGCACAGTGCATCAGCTCCCTGTAATCTCGGGAGTGGACCCCATTGCCTGGTGAAGGTCACCCTCCCCTCTGGTATCTCCAGGGCTGGAATCAGCAGTTTGATGCTTATCTGTGGCTCGTTCCACGTGTCGGGACACACCTGGGCTCTGCATTCTGCTCGTACTGCTGCCTCAGGGAGCACGGGGCACAGAGTGCGTACAAAGTACCAAGTCCCTGCTGCGCCAGGCTATTGCAGGTGAAATGGGCAGTGCCACCTGTAGCTAAGGTAGCCTAATGTTTTCCATTATCAGCCCCTGTTTTCAGCTGCTCGTAACTTTGAAAAATTTTAccagtttgggctgaaatttcccagcTGGGTCTCAGTGTCGGGCTCGATACAGTCCAGCCTTTCTGAGAACAAGGTTGGGGAAATTAGGTAGTTTTGCCAGGGTCCTTCCTGCCCGTTCCTTTGAAGAACTCTAGCGCCTCCATGCTCTGGCGCAGGAACGTAAACATCTGGCAGGGGTATGATCCTCGCTCGGTTCAGGGAGGCGCCTTTTGCTGTGCCCATGAAAACTCATCCTGGTTTGGCCAAGTTTTTgccatttgcacatgctcaggaGAGCTTGCAGGAAGCTTGCTGCTAAAGTCTCTGACCTTTCCAGCTGCTCTGAACGTGCTCCAGGCTcccagagcctgagctctggacAAGCGGCAGCAAGAAGGCGTGTCGGGAGGGAGCCAGCAGGACGCTGGATTCTAGTCCTGTCTGTCCCCCAGACTCAGGTCAGAATTCTCTGCACATCCCAGCTCCTACTAGTCAGCAAGGCTCCCCAGCCCATCTGCCAGAGGCAGGCAAGTACCAGGCCTTTTGCTGCGAGGGAACGTCCGGCAGAGTGGGCGCCAGTGGCATCCACACAGCTCCTGGCCTTTCCGAGCAACCAGGCTGAATCTAAGTGCTTGGCTGTGGCGTCCGCACACACTagaccagtgggtctcaacctttGTGGGCTCAGGACCCTTCTGTAAATGGTTATGACTCATTGTGACCCAGTAAATAgcctgggggtggaggccctgggtgGTTTTGGTTGGatcttgccccctcccccgggggaggggggggttgggtcctgcccaCCACTCACCCCATGGTGGAgactcctgcagctcctgtgctgtggggctgcctgGGCTTGGCTCTCGGCTCTGGCagcgctgctcaggtttggccccgcccccctgacTGGACCAAACTGGTGTGAGTGGAGCTGTGCCTTGGCTCACCTGTGCCACTCACTCGGTTTTGGCCTGCCCGGGCTCCCGTCATCATgacggctgggccaaacctgagtgaccCTGGGACCCCGgagttgcagtgcctggagcagggaggcgaacccagccagccccgtgggaccggagctgcaggagctgcccGGCCACCCTCTGAAACATTCTGGAGATCCAATTTGGGTCCCGACCTACGGGTTGAGAAgccctggactagatgatattCCTTTGGAGAGCCAGGAGCAGCACCCACCATTCCAGCTTCACTTCATTCCTCTTCTGGCTCGCAAATACTAGCAGGTGCCCTCAAGTGACTGGTCCAGAtggaggataacaacctactacctCAGCTAGCTTCCCCACTCCTTAACTTTAAGCAGCAGAGaatctgtgctgtggatctaaaggtccTGGGTGCCAGCCCTGTTCGTGGCTCTCTGGGGGATGATTGTTATGATCACGCATTTCTGCTTTTGTTTAAATTCATCCCCCTGGAGCATTCACACCAGGGGTACGGCTGGTCATAAATGAGAATTTCAGGGCACGGAAAATGTCAAAGTGCcggatttgttttcattccatgtCAGAATAAGAACGAGATCTTTCCAAATTTGtcacccaaaaccacccacgagaGTGGCCCTACCCAGAATAACCCACTGCTGCGGGCACTTCCCTGGGGCGTGAGAATCCCAGCTGTAGGTCCCTGCTCTGCctaatttggagcagggacttgaccctGGCTCTCCTCCATCACAAATAAGCACCCCCACGTCACTAAGCTACCCGCCACACTGGGGTGAGGGCTGCTCCCTAGCCAGAAATTCCAGCCTGGACCCAAGACACTTTCCCGATGAAGTTTTGTCAAAACCGAAACgtttctgtgaaacattttggttttgatgagtTGGCCGTTTCTAACAACCTCCCCACTCCATTTTGCTGAAAAATACCCAGCCAGATCTATACAATACAGCCTTTCCCAACCAGATAACACACTGTTTGCcctacaggacccctgcctcattcagtgcccagGATGGACGGTGAAGGAGGCAGAGACCTGAAAGAGGAGAATGGCTCTTTTCATGTGTGTAAGGCACTGGACAGAGACCCAGGAGAGCTGGCTTCTGTGTGCTGTTAgcagggggctgaattaaggtggCCTGGCCTGGCCAACTGCAGCGCTGCCCTTTCTTAATTCAAGCACAGCTGACGGGAAAACAGAAATACTTTCCTGGGGAAACAATTGTATTTTTCAGCTGGCTGGATACCCACTTGGAtggctcttgtcaatttcacttgtgaaactgaccccagccctggccaACCCCCAGCTGTGGGAGCTGGCGAGGCAGCGAGCTCTGAGGGGACGGCTGAGCACCTGGGCTCTTTGCCCTTGGGGGGCTTCTGACCGTTTCTCTGGCAGAGAGTGAAAGTGGACAAGAGCCGTCAGTGGGCAGCCAGGCACCGGCATGTCCATTTTCCCACTGGGAAATCAAAGAAGTTTGGCAAAACGGGCATTTTCTTGCGGACAATGGCGCAAACAAAAAGGGTTTCACCGGCTGCACTTCTGAGCGCTCGACTGGGCAGCAGGATGGGCACGTTGTGTATCCAGAGTGAGACAAGGGTCCCGCTGCACCAGGGGACAGCGGCTACCTGCACCAAGGCTCCCATTGGCGCAGACTGGGGCTCCTCAGGTGCACGTCCTGGGGCCCCCCTGCCGCACGGTGCCCTCTGACTCCCTGTCCCCTCTGCTCTTTTCACAGGAATGAGGAGGAGCCGCTGGGAGAACCTGCCCAATCCAGGTAGAGCGTCTGCCTCTCTAGCTGCAGCCCCGGCGCAGCGACGTTTTGGGGGTTCTCTGGGGTGCAGTGGCAGCACTGGCTGCAGTGACCCCgggtggcagggcagggaaggaggcagcGTGGGCTGGTGGCCAAGTGGGCCGGTGTTCCTGGCTCTGGGGCGAGTCCCTGGCCCTCCCTGCACGCGGATTGGATCGGCCTCCTGCGCttggagctggagggggaggtggggcagggcccatCGCTGTTGGACTTTGTATCAGCGTAAGAGCTCCCGGTGCCTGCCTCACATGATGCttcccagccccaggcagctAACCCTGACCTCTCACTGCTCTGGGGAGGTGCAGctggcactggggggaggagggcctaGTGGTTGGGTGCCGGCCTGGCAAGCAGATTATAATTCCCGGCTCTGCTACAcgctccctctgggcctcagtcCCATCTGTACAAGTGGGTaatggccctgccctgccccacagaggcTGTGAGGGTGAATGTGTCGGTGATTGTGGGGTGCCCAGGGCCGATGGGATGGGGACAgataagggctctggctggatcCCTCCCAATTGGAGGCCCCCAGGAGTATCCTGTCCTGCCAGCAGCCTTGTTGTGCCTATTGGCCCTAAGAAATGGGTTCTGCCCGTGGCTTGGACACCCATCTCCCGGCGACAGGAGTGTCTGTAACATCTAGAGGCCCCACGTGAGCTCAGGGGCCCTGTATACCCCGCAGAGCCAACACCCTAAGTGAGCTCAGGGCCCCGCTACCCCACGGGCACCCCCGCAGAGCCAGCCCCCCCAGGGCGCTCACAGGCATGACAAGGAGATGAAGGCAGGGAAGGGAATtggcggcagagctgggagtagaggccaagcagcaggcagggcccCAGCCACTAGGCAAGCCTGGCTCGCTACAGCAAtgcctgtgtgtgcgtgtgtgtgtgtgcgtgtgtgtgtgtgctcgtgcctctgtgtgtgtgtgtgcaggtgtgtgtgctcgtgcttgtgtgtgtgtgtgcgtgtgctcatgtgtgtgtgtgcgctcgtgtatgtatgtgtgcgtgtgctcatgtgtgtgtgtgtggtcgtgtatgtgtgtgtgtgcaggtgtgtgtgctcatgtgtgtgcgcgtgctcatgcgtgtgtgtgtgtgtgtgctcgtgCTCGGTGTGTGTGTGCTCGTGCTCGGTGTGTGTGCGCGGGTACGTGCAGGTGCTCATGCATGCCCAGTGGGCTGGGTAGAAATGAAAGGTGAGGGCCGCTC
Coding sequences within:
- the SMIM24 gene encoding small integral membrane protein 24 isoform X4; translated protein: MSPLRAVLFSLLFIASSLAQDVQGTTDGSRMLQPWLVGLTAVVVFLFIVVVLMIINRVWCYKKRRNEEEPLGEPAQSRTVSNFYNNLALEEDSEEEQKGKKENKTTSL
- the SMIM24 gene encoding small integral membrane protein 24 isoform X1; protein product: MISTIDVSHEPRVVKGPRSLESCQQAVQGTTDGSRMLQPWLVGLTAVVVFLFIVVVLMIINRVWCYKKRRNEEEPLGEPAQSSRTVSNFYNNLALEEDSEEEQKGKKENKTTSL
- the SMIM24 gene encoding small integral membrane protein 24 isoform X2, with product MISTIDVSHEPRVVKGPRSLESCQQAVQGTTDGSRMLQPWLVGLTAVVVFLFIVVVLMIINRVWCYKKRRNEEEPLGEPAQSRTVSNFYNNLALEEDSEEEQKGKKENKTTSL
- the SMIM24 gene encoding small integral membrane protein 24 isoform X3, with the protein product MSPLRAVLFSLLFIASSLAQDVQGTTDGSRMLQPWLVGLTAVVVFLFIVVVLMIINRVWCYKKRRNEEEPLGEPAQSSRTVSNFYNNLALEEDSEEEQKGKKENKTTSL